The Lycium ferocissimum isolate CSIRO_LF1 chromosome 8, AGI_CSIRO_Lferr_CH_V1, whole genome shotgun sequence DNA segment TCAAGAAGCATTACAAAAGAGATTTTAAAAAACCACCAAATAAGTTCAGAGGCAAAAGTCAGTAGTATTGATTGTGTatagtatatgatattttgtgtatacaatgtgtatattatatgtatattgataCTTAATATACGAAACTTGTACATTTGTTAGCTACTATTCTTTTGAATGGTCCGAAAAAGTAATTATAAGGGCCAATTCATTCACCTTTCCTCAGTGAACTTAGAGAAGGAGCCGGAGGTCGGAATGTAGCCACATAAATCGTTGTTGGACACATCTCTGCATGCAAAGAAAAGAAGTTAATGAGTTATGGAATTTGgtatttactccctccgtttcataaCAAGTGTACATTTAGCTTTTtcattttggtataaaataagTGTCTATTGTCATAATAAAAAAGGAGTTAGCTTTAATTTTCTAGATTTGTCTTTATTAAATGTTAAGTGAATAGATTCCAATGTGTCAAGTTAGTCCCTCAATTCCATAATAATTGGTGTTTTAgattttaattttccaaaataaatggtgttttaggatttcaagaagactTTGGACAGATTCTTCCAAGATTACCCTTATTTAAATAGTCAAGATTCATTAACtaccttttcttttctagaaaGTAGTAAAACTTGATtagggtaagttagtaaaaaacACTCCTACTTTTCTAGAAGTGAGCAatttcttaaggagtgtgcaTGAGCTTAAAAAACTCACTTATTATGGAGTGGAGGGAATAGTAGTTAATATGCAAATTTTAATTaaggatagtttagtcaaaatactttttttttcttctagaaGTTAGCATTTTCTTAAAAGGTGTCTTTAAAAGCTAAGTAGACACTTATATATTTTGAACGAGAGGGAATATCTATTTAATGAGGAATtatttactccctctgtttcataATAAGTAGTGCTTTTAGCTAGGGCACACCACTTAAAAAAATTACTCACTCCTAGAAAATACGACGTGTTTTTGCTAACTTACCCTTAattaaatgttttgaaaaagaagTAGCTCCTTAATAGTTTCTTGGTTATATAAAACTCCATATACTTAAATAAGggtgaaattccaagaaaacaattaatgtcttattgattttgtgaaacgtcacttattttgaaacaaaataaaaagaaaaaaatatcacttattatgaaacaaAGGGAGTAGCAGTTAATTGAAGCTTGTTGTAGAAAACTCACATAATCTTGAGATTTGCAAGCTTGGTAAGTTCCCTTGGTACTCTTCCTGTCAGTCTGTTCCCATTGAGTCGGCTACAAACCAGCAGTAAAGTTAGTTGAAGCTATAACTTATGAATCTTgtgaaaataattaatatgagagagaaaaaaattaataaatacttacAGGAATCTGAGATTGGAAAGCTTGGAGAGAGATGGAGGAATAGTGCCACtgaggttattgtggtaaaAATCAAGACTTACTAGGCTCTTAAGACCTCCAATTTCTGGTGGAATTGAACCCACTAAGTTGTTCATGTATAGTTCCCTGTAAGTTTGAGACAGTAATATTTATCTATTTAGGTTTAAAGTCATGAGTTCATCTTTCAGTAAATTGtataccaacattttcacaCAAGTCCAACTGAGTTACTATCGTTGTAGAAAAAAGGCTGAAGAACAAAATACCTCCTTAAATTTGGCACGTTTTATTCAAATATCTTAAATTATGTTTGGTCTTAATTACCCATGTACTTGGTTTATTATATTGTTACCCCTCAAACTGTAATTGGTCGAAAATGTAATTACCCGCGCACTTGGTTTTTCTACAACTCAATTGATTTCAAATGGCACTTAGCGCATGAGAATGTAATATAACAGTCACATCATATTAATCGAATGCGTAAAATTCTAAAATACCATTTCCTATTATATTTATCCATTCTAACGACTATGCCTAAAAATTCTAAATTACCATTTCCTATTATATTTATCCATTCCAACGACCATTTCCTTATCTCCTTCCATATATCTTCTTTATTCCTCCATTAAAAATACAGCCCAATTGTTCCTTCTTTCACCGTTTTTCTTTTGAGGGGTAAGGTTTATAGAAAAGCAAAGTATATTTGAGGTAACTAAgaccaattattttttgaaagagTAAGGATTAGAAAAAAGCCAAGTCCATGAATAGTTAAGACCACGTATAATTAAGGGGGATTTGGAATAAAATGCACCAAATTTAAGGAGGTCTATAAATATTCTGCctaaaaaaaatggagagaaaagaGAAGTGGACTCACAAGTACTGGAGACGTTCAAGCTTCCCCAACTCAGGAACTATATTTCCAGACAGCTTGGCATTTCCGAGATCACTGCATACAACAAAAACATGTTCTTACAGATAACGAAAAGCATTATAACAAAAAGAAAGCATAAATCATTGGAAAAGAAATAGGAGACATACAGTCGGGTGACCCGATTTTCAGAGTCACAAGTGACATGAAACCAAGTACAAGGATCCACCAGGGTCGGATCCCAGCTCTGCAACACATTATCCGGGTCATTCACTGCTCTTCTTAATGCATACAGAGCATCACCTGGATAAGGCCAAAACCCATAACCAAATTTAATTAGTACCATTtcattgtaaaaaataattttttttttttaaaaaggcagCACGGTGCTCAAAACATCCCGCGTCACAGGATCCGGAAAAGAGTCACACCCCGAAGGTGTGATGTAGATAGTCTAACTTAATGTAAGTATTAATGGTTGCGCTCGAACCTGTTACCGTCGTAAAGACAACTTTATCGTTGCTCCAAGGTTCTATTGCGTCAacaaaaaacataaaacaagaCAACCTAGGATTATTCCAAGATTCATAGACTTACCTTCTACATTTGCATTGGCGAGTGTTAGTAAGAGAAGGAAAATATGAAACAGAAAGCAGATAGCCATTTCTCCAACTTCAATTGTTAATGGAGTTGATGTTGGTGGTGTTCTCCACAACAGAGATCGGAAAAGAGGGGGAAGGAGATAGATTGATAACTTCTAAGTAGGTAGTTTAAAGAAAAGAATCTACTGAGCTTTGTCAGATTGGTGGGAATTTATAGAGCCAATAAAAAAACATGTATGTCCCTCTGCCCTTGTTGCTAACTTGTTTACACTGGTACAACTtactttcaaatttttaaaatctaaGGGGTGGTTTGGTAGGGTGCATGAGAATAGTAAGTACTGAATATGGTGCATTAGTAATCTTGGGATAGTTATGCTGGCATTATTATTTATCGACTGTTtagtttgttgtattaaataaCATGCATTGTATAATTTCTAAATGGTATTGAAAGTGTATCAGAATTGGAATAGCATCAATTGATATAGTTAATGCCATGATTTACTATGTATAAGAATAATACTGAATGGTATAGGTAATACTAATATTAGTTGTACTCAGACTTAAATTTGTAACTaaacattgtactaaaatatagtaTCAATGTTGTTCTACCTAATACgccctaccaaacgacccctaaaagACAAGAATTTAGAAAGTTGAAAACTTTAACAAAGCACAATGTTCCCTTGACTTTGATTACAGTATATATGAAAAACACAAGAACAAAttcttctttttgaattttgatgaaaattaaatttttcaattttcttggggtaaaaaaaaagaagaaaaagtataATGTCGGGGATAATAATAAAAGGCTGTATAAAGATTCTTAGATAAGTGAGACGATAGAGATGGAACCTCAAAGGCTCTAATGGGGAACAGACATTCACTGCCACTGGACTTGGAATCTACGTTATTCACTGTTTTAAGCGCGCAACACTTGGAAGATAATGAGAATAATTCAAAATCACCAGAACTAGCAAAGACAAAATACTTAATAAATTACtagaaacaataataatacagtACTATAATATTACCGCCCCAAGAATGTATTCAAAATATTACAGACAAGTCTTCACGACAAAAACTTTAAGAACTTGCGTTGCATTACATTGATATCCGTTATTTTCGGTTTTATACATTTACCTTTTTTAAGTTAATGTTTTGCTTGTGTTATTCATTCTTTGTACTTTAATTGAGAAAGATTAGTACTACCACTCTATATTATAGTAGTACATCACCCAACTCTTATGTTTATGCATCagtcaagaaacaagaattctCTCCAATTAGTACTACATCACCCAACTATTTTTCATGCTATTAACAAGGATATTGAAACTATGGGGGAAAAAACAAGGATGTTTAAACTACCCGAGGCTTCACCACTTCAAGCGGAAAAGAATAAAATGTGGATTaatttagggtgtgttcggaacgaaggaaaatgttttcatgtaaatattttcttggaaaatgttttccaggaaaataagtgatttcttatttattttttttgttttcaatatttaaacaaaaaatactaTTGTATTATCTAAAAAGCATTAGTATATAATCTAGATAAATACGTGGGGTGGGGTAGGGGTGTGGGGTGGTGAGGATGGGGGTTACGGGGTTGGGAGTGGGATGAAGATGAGGTATGTTGGACGATGGAGAGGACACAATCAATGTGAAATGCAAtttgtgaaaattattttcttacttcttctaataaagtcattttcctcatttttaacgaactaattttctaaaaaatttgaTCCACCAAATTAAACATGAGAAAAACGTTTTCTTTCACATCGAACACACCCTTAGATTCAATTAACTTGAGTTTGTGAGATTTGCTTAGGGATGTAGTAATTGGACTTCATTAGGTCCCTATATTTTTTGTAACACGATATACTAGTGTTGTAGCACAGGGCACGAAAACCATCATTTTTCTCtgatttgtttatttatttatataaacaaAAGATTCCCGCCTCTTTATGCAAGGCGGGAAAAGACTTTTGATAACAATATGAAGTGGTGGGCCGGTGATGCGACCGGTGACATTACAATCTACACACGTACTTGGATCAAAAAGTAAACAGCAGGAtagtcacatttttttttagaagatGACACATGCcaataaatggaaaaataacAGAGAtagtcccttatgtttgagATTAGGTTTAAAGTAattctttaaatatatttttaagcagtTTTATTCGGGTTTTTGTCGTTTAACTTTGTCAAAATGAACACTTTTGATCTtcgttattattattgtatgtCAAATTTGATAGGAATAtctgtgaaaagaaaaaaaaattataaaaaaaattatcaggaGCTCAAATTTGAAGGTGCAGTTTTTGCTAGTTTTGgtctattttcttgattttgtaagaGCATTTTTGATGCAACTCCTGCTATTTTTGATATCTATTGTAACTTTTGTGTTGCGGTTTTTAAGATTTTATGTGGGTTTTCTGGTGTTTATGATTATATGTTTTTCAAAGTTTCCCTCAAATCAATAGATAGAGTTTGTCAAAATATTGGATAGAGATTGAAAGTGTccattttcgacaaacttaaaggatcaacactattcaaaaatatatttaatggATTACTTTAAACCTATctcaaacataagggactatttttgtcattttctcttcaTTCTATAaagatttatatttttaatgttAGTGGTTAGTGGTATTATACTCCTTTCAGTCCATTTAAGGAAGAGTTTTATAAGGTTCGTAAAAATATGTCTAAATTATACTTTAACTTTGAGTTACGTGGTTACTACACACCTAACATTATACTCgaacaaatttttttcaaagtcAGTACGCAAcccccaaatattaaatggCGGTCCACACGCGCCCGGCCCACGTGCCACGTGTTTAATTTTCTTTGGctcatttttttattaatttataaggttcttcaaaaaaaaaaaaaaaaaaaatctctaaaAATATGTCTAAATTACACAttatttaacttgaaaaaaaaaatcgtagtTCGtctcaaagttcatccattaatttgattaaacaatcaAGCCTTTCCAAATTCGATCTTTAGGATcgaactccaaacaagcaactttaTCACAAGATTGATttttcatctttatttttttatttttttcctttttacatattttcgtttatggtggaaatcggaatcatatgtggattttttttgagattttcgtttataatggatattattttttaaaaaaaaataatagggtgaagatgaagatgaagtgaTGGTGTTTCAAAATCTACTTGGCATGATGTGGCGAAGTTGGCGTCGAATTTAAGAGCCAAAGAAATCTCATCAGCAAAAAAGGGCCATTTTTTGtccggggggtaataggacaaaggttaggtgtgtagttgggattttgagTCAAAACGTTGTTTGAGTATTATCGTAGTTCGTCTCGAGTAATGACCAAGCCCCTCGATCTTTAGGATCGAAGAAGTAATCACTGCCTTTATTCCTTTTTACATATCCAGTATGCATTTTTTgactctcttttaaaaaataaccctcccaatttatgtgatggtgTTTAAGTGAGAACGGAATTTAAGAGtgaaagaaatttttttgaaacttgtggcataaacaagtcatagatattttgtgtgattataaataactctattaaaattaaaattgaaagtttaaagttaatgGTATAAATTAATAtcaattaatactcaaaagtttgtgaaatgtttaaattaaaTACTATTTAGTTTATTAAATTACCCTTATAAATGGTATAAACTAATATCAATCAATATTCAAATAAGTTTGTGAAATGATTACTTAATGATAAGGataaaattagaagaaaaaaacaattcTCTCTTAATTTGCTAAAATAAaccagaaaaaaaatatttttctagtaTACTTGACAAGTAAacaaaacggagggagtattatttgaaAGCGTCTAAGTGGTAAAAATAAATACGCTTAGTTTTATGAGTTCGATCGATAATACATTCTTGGTCACTGCAATCCATTTTAATCCTCCATACACGTGACTATCTATGCGAAAATAAATATCATTACGGGGCATGTACAATTGTGACAGTTTAAACATtttgatcttcttcttcttttttaacttcttttttagGGATCCTTCTCAAAGTTTCTGATTGGAATGAAATTAACTATGTAAAGTTTAAATAACATTCCCACACACGTCAAAAAAGTACTCACTCAAGCCCACTACAAATttaatcatatgcaatgcctGTTAAAAGTGTTAATTAGTGGGTATGTTCTCTAAAAAGGAGTAACTTTGACTAAGTTAAAGCAGAGTATTAGATTTTCAAATGGCCATGATTAGCTTCAGTGGAAAAAAGTTggtactattatagaagataaAAAGTTGTTCTAGTCAATTTGAGAAAAGGCTTATTGTTGCGGACCATATGTAAATCAATACATTTCCTTAAACAAAAGGCCAACTAAAATAAAATTGGCATTTTTGACCATTGACTATCAATGCATCACTTTCCTTGCTGTTTCCATGGCCCATTGCAGTTGGTTATCGTAACACCCTTCTCAATTACAATTTGCATGAGAGGTATAAATTTTATCTGTGCGTCTATGATATTCAAATTTGTAATTAAACAGCACACAGTCTTAGAGTATTTCATTTATGTGAAGTCTAAATACTCCAAGGATCATGATTCATGAGTACCGTTGTACGATTAATTCTGACTCTGAATCTGTTAGGCTTTCTTGATTGTTTGTGAATTCTAGTTACTCCAAGGATAATGATGTCATTTTcattgttttatatattttttaagtttgatgatttaatttgatgtattttgtatCCGCAAATTCTACAGTTGGTTCTTCCAAAGGGATTCAATTCATATATAATGATTGTGTAATAtcttgcccccccccccccacaccccccccccaaaaaaaaaccaataTATATTAAAGTGTTGTAGCAGTAATTTTTTTAGattataaatttcatttttaaaggCCTGTTACATATAATTAATACCATTTAAATAGCGTGATAACATAAAGTTATTTTATAGCAATCCAGAATAAGAAGGCACAAAAGGCTAGCTATAGAAGTGCACTTGAACTTGAAGCCTCACAGTGAGATACTAGTGTAGAATATGTTCATTACAAGAAAATATCATCTCAATCACAActtttttcttctcaaagtCGCGAATTTTAACTGGAAATAGCAAAGTGCAGCTCCCAAGTACGTGCGTATCCAAATGTAACACATCGTTCATGTGTCCTCGCTAAGCTTTAATATCTTGAATAACTGTCGTTATGGCAAATCCTACAGCAAAAACAACCTCTCAAATTTCAAACTTACGTAAACACGCAGcagttttatttctttgtttgtctttctttttttctgaaAGAAGCTATGAGAGATAAAGGAGAGGGTGCATGCATATATCTGTGGTGCTTACTTGTTTTGTGAGCGTGGTGGGCAGTCCCTGCTAATTGATTCTTTGAGACATTTCTGTATTAAAAAAGGTCGTTAGAAGAGGGATCTTAGAATTCCAAATTGCCGAAGCTTGTTAGAACTAAGGAAGGTTTGGGCATCTGAAATTattaatttgaagttgaaattttgtttcgACATGcgtgcaatttggatttcttctGTCATATTTTCTCATAATCGATAAAACCCCACATTTTgtgaaaacaattaaaaaaattccaactcttatacaatcttaccaaatgtgCAAATCATAATTCGTAAACAAAATATCCGAACATCCTAAGGTGCCGCATT contains these protein-coding regions:
- the LOC132067328 gene encoding leucine-rich repeat protein 1-like — protein: MAICFLFHIFLLLLTLANANVEGDALYALRRAVNDPDNVLQSWDPTLVDPCTWFHVTCDSENRVTRLDLGNAKLSGNIVPELGKLERLQYLELYMNNLVGSIPPEIGGLKSLVSLDFYHNNLSGTIPPSLSKLSNLRFLRLNGNRLTGRVPRELTKLANLKIIDVSNNDLCGYIPTSGSFSKFTEESFKNNPRLEGPELMGFVRYDTGGCN